A genome region from Geminicoccus roseus DSM 18922 includes the following:
- a CDS encoding metallophosphoesterase family protein → MSHTRLCIVADVHCGPDSPTKKGGQAVDLLRHVIDFARVTQPDVLLDLGDRISDVDLSTDRRNLVEVAARLGSLRCHRIHLLGNHDVGHLSPADNAEILASPVHSRVVELDPCRIVVWQPDMTVRAGGFAARTASLPWLAAALTESDKPAVVVSHVPVSGQAMTGNYYFENNPGFATLPDHAEIRRVALASGRVALWLSGHVHWNSVTMVGGIPFVTIQSLTESFTTPPGPSGCFADLQIKDGMFELAVRGRDPFHLRLPFRASGQHPWLAPYAPPPRQAMLHREPAMAG, encoded by the coding sequence ATGAGCCACACCCGCCTTTGCATCGTCGCGGACGTCCATTGCGGACCGGATTCGCCCACCAAGAAGGGCGGGCAGGCGGTGGACCTGCTGCGCCACGTGATCGACTTCGCCAGGGTCACCCAGCCGGACGTGCTGCTGGACCTGGGCGACCGCATCAGCGACGTCGACCTCTCCACCGACCGGCGCAACCTGGTGGAGGTCGCCGCTAGGCTCGGCTCCCTGCGCTGCCACCGCATCCATCTGCTGGGCAACCACGATGTCGGCCATCTGAGCCCGGCCGACAATGCCGAGATCCTCGCCAGCCCGGTGCACAGCCGCGTGGTCGAGCTCGACCCGTGCCGGATCGTGGTCTGGCAGCCGGACATGACCGTGCGCGCCGGCGGGTTCGCGGCCCGGACCGCCAGCCTGCCCTGGCTGGCGGCGGCCCTGACGGAATCGGACAAGCCGGCGGTGGTCGTCTCGCACGTGCCGGTGTCCGGCCAGGCGATGACCGGCAACTACTACTTCGAGAACAATCCCGGCTTCGCCACCCTGCCGGACCATGCCGAGATCCGCCGGGTTGCCCTGGCCAGCGGCAGGGTGGCGCTCTGGCTGTCCGGCCATGTCCACTGGAACAGCGTCACCATGGTCGGCGGCATCCCCTTCGTCACGATCCAGTCGCTCACCGAGAGCTTCACCACCCCGCCCGGTCCCAGTGGCTGCTTTGCCGACCTGCAGATCAAAGACGGGATGTTCGAGCTGGCGGTGCGCGGCCGCGATCCCTTCCACCTGCGCCTGCCGTTCCGCGCGTCGGGCCAGCATCCTTGGCTGGCGCCCTACGCCCCGCCGCCGCGCCAGGCGATGCTGCACCGGGAGCCGGCCATGGCCGGATGA
- a CDS encoding PQQ-dependent sugar dehydrogenase, with translation MSLSGLFGRAVAMIGAGTILLRHRNDPAYPQATGSEPAIPAARPQGKIPTLKMPTARGWKEGQTPVAAPGLKVNAFAAGLKHPRWIQVLPNGDVLTAEALTLPDPVRSPFDYAMVTTMQRAAATGTSPNRITRLRDADGDGVAETRNVFLDQQRQPFGMALLGDTFYVGNTDGLVAFPYEAGASRITAPGRRLAEFKPGGHWTRSLLPSPDGSKLYVGVGSLSNIGDYGMEAEEGRAAIYEFDVASGSIRIFASGLRNPVGMAWEPGTGQLWTVVNERDGLGDETPPDYLTSVQDGGFYGWPYCYWGQTVDDRVPQDPALVARAIRPDYALGGHTASLGLCWLPAGTLPGFPEGMAIGQHGSWNRSKLSGYKVAFVPFRDGRPSGPLRDILTGFLAPDEKESYGRPVGVTIGPDGSLLVADDVGDVIWRVTGAG, from the coding sequence ATGAGTCTGTCCGGCCTGTTCGGCCGTGCTGTCGCGATGATCGGCGCCGGCACGATCCTGCTGCGGCACCGCAACGATCCGGCCTACCCGCAGGCGACCGGCAGCGAGCCGGCCATCCCGGCGGCCAGGCCCCAGGGCAAGATCCCGACGCTCAAGATGCCCACCGCCCGCGGCTGGAAGGAGGGGCAGACGCCGGTGGCGGCGCCCGGCCTCAAGGTCAACGCGTTCGCCGCCGGGCTGAAGCACCCGCGCTGGATCCAGGTGCTGCCCAACGGCGACGTGCTCACCGCCGAGGCGCTGACCCTGCCCGACCCGGTCCGCTCGCCCTTCGACTACGCCATGGTCACCACCATGCAGCGCGCCGCGGCCACCGGCACCAGCCCGAACCGGATCACCCGGCTGCGCGATGCGGACGGCGACGGCGTGGCCGAGACCCGCAACGTGTTCCTGGACCAGCAGAGGCAGCCGTTCGGCATGGCGCTCTTGGGCGACACGTTCTACGTCGGCAACACCGACGGGCTGGTGGCCTTCCCCTACGAGGCCGGCGCCAGCAGGATCACCGCTCCCGGCCGCCGGCTGGCCGAGTTCAAGCCGGGCGGGCACTGGACCCGCAGCCTCCTGCCGAGCCCGGACGGATCGAAGCTCTATGTGGGCGTGGGCTCGCTCAGCAATATCGGCGACTACGGCATGGAGGCCGAGGAGGGCCGGGCCGCGATCTACGAGTTCGACGTGGCCAGCGGCTCCATCCGGATCTTCGCCTCGGGCCTGCGCAACCCGGTCGGCATGGCCTGGGAGCCTGGCACCGGCCAGCTCTGGACGGTGGTCAACGAGCGCGACGGGTTGGGCGACGAGACCCCGCCCGACTACCTGACCTCGGTGCAGGACGGCGGCTTCTACGGCTGGCCCTACTGCTACTGGGGACAGACGGTCGACGACCGGGTGCCGCAGGATCCGGCGCTGGTCGCCCGGGCGATCCGCCCGGACTACGCGCTGGGCGGCCACACCGCGTCGCTGGGCCTTTGCTGGCTGCCGGCCGGCACCCTGCCGGGCTTTCCCGAGGGCATGGCGATCGGCCAGCACGGCTCCTGGAACCGCAGCAAGCTCAGCGGCTACAAGGTCGCGTTCGTGCCGTTCAGGGACGGACGCCCGTCGGGGCCGCTGCGCGACATCCTGACCGGGTTCCTGGCCCCGGACGAGAAGGAGTCGTACGGCCGGCCGGTGGGAGTCACGATCGGCCCCGACGGCTCGCTGCTGGTGGCGGACGACGTGGGCGACGTGATCTGGCGGGTGACCGGCGCCGGATAG
- a CDS encoding SDR family oxidoreductase, giving the protein MMKTILITGAGSGFGEAAALGMARNGHRVIATVQVSPQVTPLREKARALGLDNLRVERLDLTDPYDMAQAQRFEIDVLWNNAGMGEAGPVFEIPIDLVRRNYEVNVFLPLVLTQGFVRRWIDAGKQAKIVFTSSMGGLFTPANWGVYVSTKHALESVAEALQQELKPHGIKVQTINPGAFYTGYNETMADAPFRWLDDARHVTRRAELRREFDSFLQAPDGHLDAREMIERMIEIVPADTGRFRNVVPKATEDMLRSHQLAAWDNPI; this is encoded by the coding sequence ATCATGAAGACGATCCTGATCACCGGCGCCGGCTCCGGCTTTGGCGAAGCCGCCGCCCTCGGCATGGCCAGGAACGGCCACCGGGTCATCGCCACGGTGCAGGTCTCGCCGCAGGTCACGCCCTTGCGGGAGAAGGCGCGGGCGCTGGGCCTGGACAACCTGCGGGTGGAGCGGCTGGACCTGACCGATCCCTACGACATGGCCCAGGCCCAGCGGTTCGAGATCGACGTCCTCTGGAACAATGCCGGCATGGGCGAGGCCGGCCCGGTGTTCGAGATCCCGATCGACCTGGTGCGCCGCAACTACGAGGTGAACGTGTTCCTGCCCCTGGTCCTTACCCAGGGCTTCGTGCGCCGATGGATCGATGCCGGGAAGCAGGCCAAGATCGTGTTCACCTCGTCGATGGGCGGCCTGTTCACCCCGGCCAACTGGGGCGTCTACGTCTCCACCAAGCATGCCCTGGAATCGGTGGCGGAAGCGCTCCAGCAGGAGCTGAAGCCCCATGGCATCAAGGTGCAGACCATCAATCCCGGCGCCTTCTACACCGGCTACAACGAGACCATGGCCGACGCGCCGTTCCGCTGGCTGGACGACGCCCGCCACGTCACCCGGCGCGCGGAACTGCGCCGGGAGTTCGATTCCTTTCTGCAGGCGCCGGATGGCCACCTGGACGCCCGCGAGATGATCGAGCGGATGATCGAGATCGTGCCGGCCGACACCGGCAGGTTCCGCAACGTCGTGCCGAAAGCGACCGAGGACATGCTCCGCAGCCACCAGCTGGCGGCCTGGGACAACCCGATCTGA
- a CDS encoding BLUF domain-containing protein: MTEQVLRTIYTSAADQDLVEQDLVSILEVSRHNNARRGITGALAFHDHQFIQILEGPPGLVEELLGTINADSRHGDLMVLDRSPVDERIFPEWSMGWLRSSDLAQAGFDPLILQLKDTPSAKVNIMLKVFREVVSLN; the protein is encoded by the coding sequence ATGACCGAGCAGGTTCTACGCACCATCTACACTTCTGCTGCGGACCAGGACCTCGTTGAACAGGACCTCGTCTCGATCCTGGAGGTCTCCCGGCACAACAATGCCCGGCGGGGCATCACCGGCGCGCTTGCCTTCCACGACCACCAGTTCATCCAGATCCTCGAAGGTCCTCCCGGACTGGTCGAGGAGTTGCTCGGCACGATCAACGCGGATTCCCGCCATGGCGACCTGATGGTGCTCGATCGCAGCCCGGTCGACGAGCGGATCTTCCCGGAGTGGTCGATGGGGTGGCTGCGCAGCTCCGATCTCGCCCAGGCGGGATTCGACCCCCTGATCCTCCAGCTGAAGGACACGCCCAGCGCCAAGGTCAACATCATGCTGAAAGTGTTCCGCGAGGTCGTCAGCCTGAACTGA
- a CDS encoding nuclear transport factor 2 family protein, which produces MRTFATLTVLAVATLAGEPAMAQSGDSVEERNKAIVQASFDAWHAGTGSPYELLAEDASWTITGHAAVSKTYPDREAFLREVIRPFNARMRVGLKPTIRQIHAEGDTVIVLFDASGTARDGEPYANTYAWFLAMQDGKVRQATAFFDSTVFNAFWERVAPRAAP; this is translated from the coding sequence ATGCGGACCTTCGCCACCCTCACCGTCCTCGCGGTCGCGACCCTTGCAGGAGAACCAGCCATGGCCCAGTCGGGCGACAGCGTCGAGGAGCGCAACAAGGCGATCGTCCAGGCGAGCTTCGACGCCTGGCATGCCGGGACCGGCAGCCCCTACGAGCTGCTGGCCGAGGATGCCAGCTGGACCATCACCGGCCACGCGGCGGTATCGAAAACCTACCCCGACCGGGAGGCTTTCCTCCGCGAGGTCATCCGGCCGTTCAACGCCCGCATGCGGGTCGGCCTGAAGCCGACGATCCGGCAGATCCATGCCGAGGGCGACACGGTGATCGTCCTGTTCGACGCCAGCGGCACCGCCCGCGATGGGGAGCCCTATGCGAACACCTATGCCTGGTTCCTCGCCATGCAGGACGGCAAGGTGCGGCAGGCCACGGCCTTCTTCGACAGCACCGTGTTCAACGCGTTCTGGGAACGGGTGGCGCCGAGGGCGGCGCCATAG
- a CDS encoding histone deacetylase family protein gives MRTIYSPDHARHHGNSELIDGKLQPCFEKPERAHLIRARVEAVDLGPIEPPAEFGLGPIRRVHRPDYVAFLESAWSEWTAVHGEYDALPLVWPTPGLRRVLPEAIDGRLGYYAIDAGTPITAGTWTAIRASANVALTGAAAIANGSEQAIFSLCRPPGHHAGSDFFGGYCYFNNAAIAAQHLRDQGAARVAILDVDYHHGNGTQEIFYDRADMLVVNIHADPKQEFPYFLGHADETGAGEGEGFNLNLPLRWGAGWEPWSEALEEGCRRVAAFAPDALVVSLGVDTFKQDPISQFRLETAHFPLIGQRLRQLGLPTQFVMEGGYAVEEIGVNAVGVLEGFKDA, from the coding sequence ATGAGGACCATCTACAGCCCCGATCACGCGCGCCACCACGGCAACTCGGAACTGATCGACGGCAAGCTGCAGCCCTGCTTCGAGAAGCCGGAGCGCGCCCACCTGATCCGCGCCCGGGTCGAGGCGGTGGATCTCGGGCCGATCGAGCCGCCGGCCGAGTTCGGCCTGGGCCCGATCCGCCGGGTGCACCGGCCGGACTACGTGGCCTTCCTGGAGAGCGCCTGGAGCGAGTGGACCGCCGTGCATGGCGAGTACGACGCCCTGCCGCTGGTCTGGCCGACGCCCGGCCTGCGCCGGGTCCTGCCCGAGGCGATCGACGGCAGGCTCGGCTACTACGCGATCGACGCCGGCACCCCGATCACCGCCGGCACCTGGACCGCGATCCGCGCCTCCGCCAACGTCGCCCTGACCGGTGCCGCCGCCATCGCGAACGGCAGCGAGCAGGCGATCTTCTCGCTTTGCCGCCCGCCCGGCCACCATGCCGGCAGCGATTTCTTCGGCGGCTACTGCTACTTCAACAATGCCGCGATCGCCGCCCAGCACCTGCGCGACCAGGGTGCCGCCCGGGTGGCGATCCTGGATGTCGACTACCATCACGGCAACGGCACCCAGGAAATCTTCTACGACCGCGCCGACATGCTGGTGGTCAACATCCACGCCGACCCGAAGCAGGAGTTCCCCTACTTCCTGGGCCATGCCGACGAGACCGGTGCTGGCGAGGGCGAAGGCTTCAACCTCAACCTGCCGCTGCGCTGGGGCGCCGGGTGGGAGCCCTGGAGCGAGGCGCTGGAGGAAGGCTGCCGCCGGGTGGCGGCCTTTGCGCCGGACGCGCTGGTGGTTTCCTTAGGCGTCGACACGTTCAAGCAGGACCCGATCTCGCAGTTCCGCCTGGAGACGGCGCACTTCCCCCTGATCGGCCAGCGCCTCCGCCAGCTCGGGCTGCCCACCCAGTTCGTCATGGAGGGCGGCTACGCGGTGGAGGAGATCGGGGTGAACGCGGTGGGCGTGCTGGAAGGGTTCAAGGACGCCTAG
- a CDS encoding PQQ-like beta-propeller repeat protein, with translation MAIHVRCAEIARHCATRATRTLRSASLALILAIPAQAGTWDHGHGDATNSGFADVVTKPALRPSVLVPDIGTYAPGAGPVLGPDGTVYLGNQQGELRALRPDGSLAWMRKLNHGEAILASPVVDTDGSIYVVGSRTYRDHRVSPAVRRSDSTLYRFVPGGGLLWVRPFPERFLGASQQGSRGATSASPNIWRRGSDAAVMIPVTYKAIGGVQLRLLAFSLQGALLNDHLVTHHAYTVTGGAGEFWSDVGCILTFCYLVPGFSISASPGDPADLLPADTTAPMAGLAIFTFAGGGTPWIIVNDPWQATIGHVYAPGQGFLELFRKTNASSYATTPMVLPDGHSVTGTAVSGSYGSRLTFAGPNGQAWPALDLPGFGIYGTPARTADGRIVAVDRSGKVSVVQNAAVAASVLLKSATIAPAAVSRNHLFVSTAGGFHTLDAASLVPLGRVSWVGGGLSSPAIGADGRVYALASNTLFGWPGPARTCAIRSCGALPDKVATIGARS, from the coding sequence ATGGCCATCCATGTTCGATGTGCTGAGATCGCCCGGCATTGCGCGACCCGGGCGACGCGGACGCTGCGTTCGGCGTCCCTTGCGCTGATCCTGGCGATCCCGGCCCAGGCCGGCACCTGGGACCACGGCCATGGGGATGCGACCAACAGCGGCTTTGCCGACGTGGTCACCAAGCCGGCGCTGCGGCCGAGCGTGCTGGTGCCCGACATCGGCACCTATGCGCCGGGCGCCGGGCCGGTGCTCGGCCCGGACGGCACGGTGTACTTAGGCAACCAGCAGGGCGAGCTGCGGGCGCTGCGCCCGGACGGCAGCCTCGCCTGGATGCGCAAGCTCAACCATGGCGAGGCGATCCTGGCCTCGCCGGTGGTCGACACCGACGGCTCGATCTACGTGGTCGGGTCCAGGACCTACCGGGACCATCGGGTGAGCCCGGCGGTGAGGCGTTCCGATTCGACCCTCTACCGCTTCGTGCCGGGCGGCGGCCTTTTATGGGTGCGGCCGTTCCCGGAGCGCTTCCTGGGCGCCAGCCAGCAGGGCAGCCGGGGTGCGACCAGCGCCTCGCCCAACATCTGGCGCCGCGGCAGCGACGCCGCGGTGATGATCCCGGTGACCTACAAGGCGATCGGCGGGGTGCAGCTGCGCCTTTTGGCCTTCTCGCTGCAGGGCGCGCTGCTGAACGACCACCTGGTCACCCACCATGCCTACACCGTCACCGGCGGCGCCGGAGAGTTCTGGAGCGATGTCGGCTGCATCCTGACCTTCTGCTATCTGGTTCCCGGCTTCTCCATCAGCGCCTCGCCGGGCGACCCGGCCGACCTCCTGCCGGCCGACACGACCGCGCCGATGGCCGGGCTCGCGATCTTCACCTTCGCCGGCGGCGGCACGCCCTGGATCATCGTCAACGATCCCTGGCAGGCGACGATCGGCCATGTCTATGCGCCGGGCCAGGGCTTCCTGGAACTGTTCCGCAAGACCAACGCGAGCAGCTACGCGACCACGCCGATGGTGCTTCCCGACGGGCATTCCGTCACCGGCACCGCGGTGAGCGGAAGCTATGGCTCCAGGCTGACCTTTGCCGGCCCGAACGGCCAGGCCTGGCCCGCCCTCGACCTGCCCGGATTCGGCATCTACGGCACGCCCGCGCGCACCGCCGACGGCCGGATCGTCGCCGTGGACCGTTCCGGCAAGGTGTCGGTCGTGCAGAACGCGGCGGTGGCGGCGTCGGTTTTGCTGAAAAGCGCCACGATCGCGCCGGCCGCGGTGTCCCGCAACCACCTGTTCGTTTCCACCGCCGGCGGCTTCCATACCCTGGATGCGGCCAGCCTGGTCCCGCTGGGCCGGGTCAGCTGGGTGGGCGGCGGCCTCTCCTCGCCGGCGATCGGCGCGGATGGGCGGGTCTATGCCCTGGCCAGCAACACGCTGTTCGGCTGGCCCGGGCCAGCGCGGACCTGCGCGATCCGGAGCTGCGGCGCGCTGCCGGACAAGGTCGCCACGATCGGTGCCAGAAGCTGA
- a CDS encoding regulatory protein RecX, producing the protein MSDPATDPDEAKLVRELFTAGLRYLARISASRASVRRVLLRKLMKLRPPEPDALPGEIDERPVDAAIERLAELGYVDDAAFARGRQRSLVGRGVSRLGIRHRMARQGVDRETVERAFEAVAEEIEDPEATAAAAFVRKRRLGWRRPEEARAEHHRADLARLMRQGFPADVARQALDGPPEPDEDG; encoded by the coding sequence GTGAGCGATCCCGCGACCGACCCGGACGAGGCCAAGCTCGTCCGGGAGCTGTTCACCGCCGGGCTGCGCTACCTGGCCCGGATCTCGGCCAGCCGCGCCTCGGTGCGCCGGGTCCTTTTGCGCAAGCTCATGAAGCTGCGCCCGCCGGAGCCGGATGCCCTGCCGGGCGAGATCGACGAGCGCCCGGTGGACGCCGCGATCGAGCGGCTGGCCGAGCTCGGCTATGTGGACGACGCCGCGTTCGCCCGCGGCCGCCAGCGCAGCCTGGTCGGCCGCGGCGTTTCCCGGCTGGGCATCCGCCACCGCATGGCGCGCCAGGGCGTCGACCGCGAGACCGTGGAAAGGGCGTTCGAGGCGGTGGCCGAGGAGATCGAGGATCCCGAGGCCACCGCGGCTGCCGCCTTCGTGCGCAAGCGGCGGCTGGGCTGGCGCCGCCCGGAGGAAGCCCGGGCGGAGCACCACCGCGCCGACCTGGCCCGGCTGATGCGCCAGGGCTTTCCCGCCGACGTCGCGCGCCAGGCCCTGGACGGGCCGCCCGAGCCGGACGAGGACGGCTAG
- a CDS encoding SDR family NAD(P)-dependent oxidoreductase, whose amino-acid sequence MPSKVIVVTGASGRFGRLSASALAQGGHTVYAGMRETAGRNAGQAREARRYARRQGVDLRVVELDVHAQESVDAGVAAIVAAHGRIDVLVHSAGHGAFGPAEAFTPEQLARLFDVNVVSVQRVNRAVLPHMRRQQQGLLVWVSCSSVAGGTMPYLAGHLAAKAALDALAVQYAWELARFGIETSIIVPGVFASGPDRHAAGGAPADEARAAAYENGPCAGMDRQIRNAIGRIAPEDADPGQVAGAVAYVVEAPFGERPFRVHVDPGEDGGAVAFPVIDRIRDEMLKRTGFSDLLKPAIHLAHE is encoded by the coding sequence ATGCCCAGCAAGGTCATCGTCGTCACCGGCGCGTCCGGCAGGTTCGGCCGGCTGTCCGCCAGCGCCCTGGCCCAGGGCGGGCACACCGTCTACGCGGGCATGCGCGAAACCGCCGGCCGCAATGCCGGCCAGGCCCGCGAGGCGCGCCGGTACGCCAGGCGCCAGGGCGTCGACCTGCGCGTGGTCGAGCTCGACGTGCATGCGCAGGAATCGGTGGATGCCGGCGTCGCCGCCATCGTCGCCGCGCATGGCCGGATCGACGTGCTGGTGCACAGCGCCGGGCATGGCGCGTTCGGCCCGGCCGAGGCTTTCACCCCGGAGCAACTGGCCCGGCTGTTCGACGTCAACGTGGTCTCGGTGCAGCGGGTGAACCGGGCGGTCCTGCCGCACATGCGCCGCCAGCAACAGGGCCTGCTGGTCTGGGTGTCGTGCAGCAGCGTGGCCGGCGGCACCATGCCCTATCTTGCCGGGCATCTCGCGGCCAAGGCCGCCCTGGATGCGCTGGCGGTGCAATACGCCTGGGAGCTGGCGCGCTTCGGGATCGAGACCTCGATCATCGTCCCGGGCGTGTTCGCCTCCGGCCCCGACCGGCACGCCGCCGGCGGCGCCCCGGCCGATGAAGCCCGCGCTGCCGCCTACGAGAACGGGCCCTGTGCCGGCATGGACCGGCAGATCCGGAACGCGATCGGCCGGATCGCGCCGGAGGATGCCGACCCCGGCCAGGTGGCGGGAGCGGTTGCCTACGTGGTCGAGGCGCCGTTCGGCGAGCGGCCGTTCCGCGTCCATGTCGATCCCGGCGAGGACGGGGGTGCGGTGGCCTTTCCGGTCATCGACCGCATCCGCGACGAGATGCTGAAGCGCACCGGCTTCTCGGACCTGCTGAAGCCCGCGATCCACCTAGCTCACGAGTGA
- a CDS encoding extracellular solute-binding protein → MKKLVLGKIVTATAVATCVIGGATGAARADTVNFYNWTNYFPPELLKKFEEETGTTVVLDVYDSNETLLAKLQAGAAGYDIVVPTDYMVPTMVEADLLEPFDASTLEGFSNIQEAFADPWFDPGRKYSVPYMWGTTGFSYDSARVPGGQLEESWKSFFEPPEELRGQVAALNDEVELWNAAAYSLGLDVCSESADDAKAILEVLEKQKPMLAMYQSDGTIERMIAKEVIMHQQWNGAAHRTKEKLPTAVYVYPKEGITMWQDNFVIPKSATNKEGAKKFLAWVMKPENIAQASNYTGYNNAIEGSAEHMDEALSDDPAVVMPDEYADRLKPARECSEKTRDLRNRVFTRLKK, encoded by the coding sequence ATGAAGAAGCTTGTGCTTGGAAAGATCGTGACGGCCACCGCGGTCGCGACCTGCGTGATCGGGGGCGCCACCGGTGCCGCCCGGGCGGATACGGTCAACTTCTACAACTGGACCAACTATTTCCCGCCCGAACTGTTGAAGAAGTTCGAGGAGGAGACCGGCACCACCGTGGTGCTGGACGTGTACGATTCCAACGAGACCCTCCTGGCCAAGCTCCAGGCCGGGGCGGCCGGCTACGACATCGTGGTACCCACCGACTACATGGTGCCCACCATGGTCGAGGCCGACCTGCTGGAGCCGTTCGACGCCTCCACGCTGGAAGGCTTCTCCAACATCCAGGAGGCCTTCGCCGATCCCTGGTTCGATCCCGGCCGCAAGTACAGCGTGCCCTACATGTGGGGCACCACCGGCTTCAGCTATGACAGCGCCAGGGTGCCGGGCGGCCAGCTGGAGGAGAGCTGGAAGTCGTTCTTCGAGCCGCCGGAGGAGCTGCGCGGCCAGGTGGCGGCGCTCAACGACGAGGTCGAGCTCTGGAACGCGGCCGCCTACTCCCTGGGCCTGGACGTGTGCAGCGAATCCGCCGACGACGCCAAGGCGATCCTGGAGGTGCTGGAGAAGCAGAAGCCGATGCTGGCCATGTACCAGTCGGACGGCACCATCGAGCGGATGATCGCCAAGGAGGTGATCATGCACCAGCAGTGGAACGGTGCTGCCCACCGCACCAAGGAGAAGCTGCCCACCGCCGTCTACGTGTACCCCAAGGAGGGCATCACGATGTGGCAGGACAATTTCGTGATCCCGAAGTCGGCCACCAACAAGGAAGGGGCGAAGAAGTTCCTGGCCTGGGTGATGAAGCCGGAGAACATCGCGCAGGCTTCCAACTATACCGGCTACAACAACGCGATCGAGGGTTCCGCCGAGCACATGGACGAGGCGCTCAGCGACGACCCGGCGGTGGTGATGCCGGACGAGTATGCCGACCGGCTCAAGCCCGCGCGCGAGTGCTCGGAAAAGACCCGCGACCTGCGCAACAGGGTGTTCACGCGCCTGAAGAAGTGA
- a CDS encoding nitrilase-related carbon-nitrogen hydrolase — protein sequence MERIGLALWAYDASDLPADLDALADRIDRKMAEVAQAGASILVLPEWNVEQTLCWAENPPAPMAEPGFMAETGAALLARVRHLPAKHDVALLAGTWSARPLSGSGMVNRAHMIFPDGTLHTQDKLCLVPSEKDPADWALFTGSVVKVVRWRGLRIAILICLDVELPAVAARLAKADIDLLLVPSNTAKRSGYHRVFGCAKARGIELGALVGVVGCVGTVPLEVPRTNYSGAAVFGPCEAMFGDTGVFGWLEPRDQGGDVLIARDLPVAEIRRRRREGFEVWPGPWSDEHVAFEEVEIGG from the coding sequence TTGGAACGGATCGGCCTGGCCCTTTGGGCCTATGACGCGAGCGACCTGCCGGCCGATCTCGACGCCCTGGCGGATCGGATCGACCGGAAGATGGCGGAAGTCGCCCAGGCCGGCGCCTCGATCCTGGTGCTGCCGGAGTGGAACGTCGAGCAGACCCTGTGCTGGGCGGAGAACCCGCCGGCACCGATGGCCGAGCCCGGCTTCATGGCCGAGACCGGGGCCGCCCTGCTCGCCCGCGTCCGCCATTTGCCGGCCAAGCACGACGTGGCGCTCCTGGCCGGCACCTGGTCGGCCCGCCCGTTGAGCGGCTCGGGCATGGTCAACCGCGCGCACATGATCTTCCCGGACGGGACCCTGCACACCCAGGACAAGCTCTGCCTGGTGCCCTCGGAGAAGGACCCGGCCGACTGGGCGCTGTTCACCGGCTCGGTGGTCAAGGTGGTGCGCTGGCGCGGCCTGCGCATCGCGATCCTGATCTGCCTGGACGTGGAGCTGCCCGCGGTGGCGGCAAGGCTGGCCAAGGCCGACATCGACCTGTTGTTGGTGCCCTCCAACACCGCCAAGCGCTCCGGCTACCACCGGGTGTTCGGCTGCGCCAAGGCGCGCGGGATCGAGCTGGGCGCCCTGGTCGGCGTGGTCGGCTGCGTCGGCACGGTGCCCCTGGAGGTGCCGCGCACCAACTATAGCGGCGCTGCCGTGTTCGGCCCCTGCGAGGCCATGTTCGGCGATACCGGCGTGTTCGGCTGGCTGGAGCCGCGCGACCAGGGCGGCGACGTGCTGATCGCCCGCGACCTGCCGGTGGCCGAGATCCGCCGGCGCCGCCGGGAGGGCTTCGAGGTCTGGCCCGGCCCCTGGTCCGACGAGCATGTCGCGTTCGAGGAAGTGGAGATCGGCGGATGA